The Microbacterium luteum genome includes a region encoding these proteins:
- a CDS encoding collagen-like protein → MSRAWRAKVIFVSLVSVLAIALLVLGGFTIINLSTRLGAANDRNARQADQIAVLLDDLHASQENAQSLYDQVLDLGQYPDGEDPESVVPGPAGETGARGPAGPRGLPGEDGEQGEPGADGAPGADGSDGSAGADGANGADGATGPIGPQGPQGEVGPQGPAGPQGDPGPSCPEGYSLQIVTITVVDDAGATTNQQAAVCLPIPATAE, encoded by the coding sequence ATGAGCAGAGCGTGGCGCGCGAAGGTCATCTTCGTCTCCCTCGTCAGCGTCCTCGCCATAGCCCTGCTCGTACTCGGCGGGTTCACCATCATCAACCTGTCGACGCGACTGGGTGCCGCGAACGACCGCAACGCACGGCAAGCCGATCAGATCGCCGTACTCCTGGACGACCTACACGCGTCTCAGGAGAACGCGCAGTCGCTCTACGACCAGGTACTCGACCTCGGGCAGTACCCCGACGGCGAAGACCCGGAGAGTGTTGTGCCCGGCCCGGCAGGTGAAACCGGAGCACGTGGCCCAGCCGGGCCGCGCGGACTCCCCGGGGAGGACGGAGAGCAGGGCGAGCCCGGCGCTGACGGCGCACCAGGCGCTGACGGGTCGGACGGCTCCGCAGGCGCCGACGGCGCGAACGGTGCTGACGGAGCCACGGGACCGATCGGGCCGCAGGGACCGCAGGGCGAGGTCGGGCCGCAGGGGCCGGCCGGACCACAGGGCGATCCGGGGCCGTCGTGCCCCGAGGGGTACAGCCTCCAGATCGTCACCATCACCGTCGTCGACGACGCCGGTGCCACCACGAACCAGCAGGCGGCAGTGTGCCTGCCCATCCCCGCGACAGCGGAGTAA
- a CDS encoding phage tail protein has translation MSSEVGSGHVSIFPVMTGFKSRVTRGTKDAGAAGSKTFDRSFKGTGTKTGRTLGRDMKSALSSTAGDLGAAQMTKLTSKVASASAALAKVRLKQQDDAGRVRVAELRLQEAIERSGEGSSQAAAAEERLASVRRTQQATTDAVTAATARLRAAQEALSVAQHEVTGSAVRASGGVRQMLANFRSGFTDARAAQSAFTGLAGSIGGIFRAASDLTGLTYLARMAREAARQVASTFTSLATMVGGQLARAWAATSRWVSSVASTVATALAPIGRAALNAGRTLATPFMQLGSRVATWMRPVTTQVSAAFSKVVAVAGPAASRLVSNFRSGLAAIGPAASNAFRSITTAASNAASAAGTALANGIRGAATGAVTVAAAGIGVALGKGFSRLTAIDTARAKLTGLGNDATAVETIMGDALASVKGTAFGLGEAATVAAAAVAAQIKPGEQLQGHLKNIANNASAAGISMEEMGSIFNRAATQANGVQNDVISQLADRGIPIYQALADQMGVTAGEVFKMASEGKVDFETFSKAAEAAAGTVAKEIGQTVPGAARNFLASMGRIGANALEPIYGKIGPLISAATSALGPIEERAKALGGVLLNVLGPAMDWLTNLFNRIGEGASLASVGLGGIASIVAPLGAAFAALGAGGLAGVLARLGPLSALIPGLTGALSLLGGPLGIAAAAMGAFALSGGDVSGLVSGLTGIISQVVGALPGMVSQLATFVPQIVTSIVSQIPALLGAAVQIVNALVQGLVTAIPAIATGALALVQGLITAIVGALPAIIAGAIQLVMALIQGIVTAIPLLITAAVQLVTGLLTAIVSALPMIIEGGIQLLLALVMGIVSALPTLLTAALDLVMGLLDAIISNLPMIIEAGIQLLLSLVTGLINALPKLITTAINLVVQLVVGLLTMLPKLIEAGIQLVVSLIVGLVQAIPKIIAMLPQIIEAIWNGLTQVDWADLGVQIVQGIINGLGSMVGAVVDAISNVASAAFDGFKDFFGIASPSRLMRRTAPDVVRGAALGIEDEAPTFTDAVTGMAKDAAAKAQTAMGTVSTTITAAVTRTRAGDVGTAGPERSSERRNGADGDTYILQGLTTRETAEQLSSAMEKKKRRRVARTGALREAEVR, from the coding sequence ATGTCGTCCGAGGTCGGTTCCGGTCACGTCAGCATCTTCCCGGTCATGACGGGCTTCAAGTCCCGTGTGACTCGTGGCACGAAGGACGCCGGCGCGGCCGGCTCGAAGACGTTCGATCGCAGCTTCAAGGGCACCGGCACCAAGACCGGCCGCACCCTCGGTCGGGACATGAAGTCGGCGCTGTCGTCGACCGCTGGTGACCTCGGCGCTGCGCAGATGACCAAGCTCACCAGCAAGGTCGCGTCGGCATCGGCGGCACTCGCCAAGGTGCGGCTGAAGCAGCAGGACGATGCCGGCCGTGTGCGGGTCGCTGAGCTGCGCCTGCAGGAGGCTATCGAGCGGTCGGGGGAGGGGTCGTCGCAGGCCGCCGCCGCTGAGGAGCGTCTCGCGTCCGTGCGACGCACCCAGCAGGCCACCACGGACGCCGTGACGGCCGCGACGGCACGGCTGCGGGCGGCGCAGGAGGCGCTGAGCGTAGCGCAGCACGAAGTCACTGGAAGCGCGGTACGTGCATCCGGTGGTGTGCGGCAGATGCTCGCGAACTTCCGGTCCGGGTTCACCGACGCCCGGGCGGCACAGTCCGCGTTCACGGGTCTCGCCGGATCGATCGGCGGGATCTTCCGGGCCGCGTCTGATCTCACCGGTCTCACGTATCTGGCTCGCATGGCGCGCGAGGCTGCCCGTCAGGTGGCTTCGACGTTCACGTCGCTGGCCACGATGGTCGGCGGGCAGCTCGCGCGTGCGTGGGCGGCGACGTCGCGGTGGGTGTCGAGCGTGGCCAGCACGGTCGCGACAGCGCTCGCACCGATCGGTCGTGCGGCGCTCAACGCGGGCCGCACCCTGGCGACGCCGTTCATGCAGCTCGGCTCCCGCGTCGCGACGTGGATGCGACCCGTCACCACGCAGGTGTCGGCCGCGTTCTCCAAGGTCGTCGCTGTCGCCGGTCCCGCCGCGTCCCGCCTCGTGTCGAACTTCCGGTCGGGGCTGGCCGCGATCGGCCCGGCCGCATCGAACGCGTTCCGGTCGATCACGACCGCGGCGAGCAACGCCGCATCCGCCGCCGGCACCGCGCTCGCGAACGGCATCCGTGGCGCCGCCACCGGTGCTGTCACGGTCGCCGCGGCCGGGATCGGTGTCGCGCTCGGCAAGGGCTTCTCACGCCTGACCGCGATCGACACGGCACGCGCGAAGCTCACCGGTCTCGGGAACGACGCGACCGCCGTCGAGACGATCATGGGCGACGCCCTCGCCTCGGTGAAGGGCACCGCGTTCGGCCTCGGTGAGGCTGCCACCGTCGCGGCCGCCGCGGTCGCCGCGCAGATCAAGCCTGGCGAGCAGCTGCAGGGCCACCTGAAGAACATCGCGAACAACGCCTCCGCGGCGGGCATCTCCATGGAGGAGATGGGGTCGATCTTCAACCGTGCCGCCACGCAGGCGAACGGTGTCCAGAACGACGTCATCTCCCAGCTCGCCGACCGCGGTATCCCCATCTACCAGGCCCTGGCCGATCAAATGGGTGTCACCGCCGGCGAGGTCTTCAAGATGGCCTCCGAGGGCAAGGTCGACTTCGAGACGTTCTCCAAGGCTGCCGAGGCCGCCGCTGGAACGGTCGCGAAGGAGATCGGTCAGACGGTCCCCGGTGCGGCGCGGAACTTCCTCGCCTCCATGGGTCGGATCGGCGCGAACGCGCTCGAGCCGATCTACGGCAAGATCGGTCCGCTGATCTCTGCCGCGACGTCGGCGCTCGGTCCCATCGAGGAGCGGGCGAAGGCGCTCGGCGGTGTGCTGCTGAATGTCCTCGGTCCCGCGATGGACTGGCTCACGAACCTGTTCAACCGGATCGGTGAGGGCGCGTCCCTCGCATCGGTCGGGCTCGGCGGGATCGCGAGCATCGTCGCCCCGCTCGGTGCAGCGTTCGCTGCGCTCGGTGCCGGGGGACTGGCCGGGGTGCTCGCCCGCCTCGGCCCGCTCTCCGCACTGATCCCGGGTCTCACCGGAGCGCTCAGCCTCCTCGGCGGACCGCTCGGAATCGCCGCGGCCGCGATGGGCGCGTTCGCGCTCTCCGGCGGCGACGTCTCCGGGCTGGTGTCCGGACTGACCGGGATCATCTCGCAGGTCGTGGGCGCACTGCCGGGGATGGTGTCGCAGCTCGCGACGTTCGTCCCGCAGATCGTCACGTCGATCGTGTCGCAGATCCCGGCGCTGCTGGGCGCCGCGGTGCAGATCGTGAACGCCCTCGTGCAGGGTCTGGTGACCGCGATCCCCGCGATCGCGACCGGGGCGCTCGCGCTCGTGCAGGGCCTGATCACCGCGATCGTCGGGGCTCTCCCGGCGATCATTGCCGGTGCGATCCAGCTCGTCATGGCGCTCATTCAGGGCATCGTCACCGCGATCCCGCTGCTGATCACCGCGGCCGTGCAGCTCGTCACCGGGCTGCTCACGGCGATCGTCTCGGCTCTTCCGATGATCATCGAGGGCGGCATCCAGCTGCTCCTCGCCCTGGTCATGGGCATCGTCAGCGCCCTGCCGACCCTGCTCACGGCAGCCCTCGACCTCGTCATGGGTCTCCTCGACGCGATCATCAGCAACCTGCCGATGATCATCGAGGCCGGTATTCAGCTGCTGCTGTCGCTGGTCACCGGACTCATCAACGCACTACCGAAGCTGATCACCACGGCCATCAACCTGGTCGTGCAGCTCGTGGTCGGTCTGCTGACGATGCTGCCGAAGCTGATCGAGGCAGGTATCCAGCTGGTCGTGTCGCTGATCGTCGGTCTCGTGCAGGCGATCCCGAAGATCATCGCGATGCTCCCGCAGATCATCGAGGCGATCTGGAACGGCCTGACACAGGTCGACTGGGCCGACCTTGGTGTGCAGATCGTGCAGGGCATCATCAACGGTCTCGGGTCGATGGTCGGCGCGGTCGTGGACGCGATCTCCAACGTCGCGTCGGCGGCGTTCGACGGGTTCAAGGACTTCTTCGGTATCGCATCGCCGTCTCGGTTGATGCGCCGCACCGCTCCGGACGTGGTCCGTGGTGCGGCTCTGGGTATCGAGGATGAGGCGCCGACGTTCACGGACGCCGTCACTGGGATGGCGAAGGACGCCGCCGCGAAGGCTCAGACCGCGATGGGGACCGTCTCCACGACGATCACCGCCGCTGTCACCCGGACCCGTGCCGGGGATGTGGGCACGGCTGGCCCTGAGCGTTCATCTGAGCGCCGAAACGGTGCCGACGGCGACACGTACATCCTGCAGGGCCTCACGACGCGGGAGACGGCGGAACAGCTGTCGTCCGCGATGGAGAAGAAGAAGCGGCGGAGGGTTGCCCGGACGGGTGCCCTCCGTGAAGCGGAGGTGCGTTGA
- a CDS encoding Ltp family lipoprotein: MTNDSTPAPGWYPAPHANNEQRYWDGTQWLEPDAGDTAVLTDTTPGTEAKPKKKGLRWWAWVLIGLGALFLLMIIIGALNAPSTTGAAPATTPSSAPVVEEEVVEEEPEPVMVEILDYNGQSVAAATSALKALGLEVSTTASDEATVTGTDPAAGESVEEGSTVTITGEEPPQLTMGQQNAIAKAESYLAYTAFSRSGLVGQLEFEGFDTADAEFAVDNIEVDWNEQAALKAESYLEYTSFSRDGLIEQLLFEGFSQEQAEYGVSAVGY, translated from the coding sequence ATGACGAACGACAGCACGCCCGCGCCCGGATGGTACCCGGCCCCGCACGCGAACAACGAGCAGCGCTACTGGGACGGCACACAATGGCTTGAACCGGATGCCGGGGACACGGCCGTGCTCACCGATACCACGCCCGGGACCGAGGCGAAGCCGAAGAAGAAGGGGCTGCGCTGGTGGGCATGGGTGCTCATCGGCCTCGGCGCTCTCTTCCTGCTGATGATCATCATCGGCGCGCTGAACGCGCCGTCGACCACAGGCGCCGCGCCGGCCACCACGCCAAGCTCCGCACCAGTCGTCGAGGAAGAGGTGGTCGAGGAAGAGCCTGAGCCGGTGATGGTCGAGATCCTCGACTACAACGGCCAAAGCGTCGCCGCCGCCACATCCGCGCTCAAAGCGCTCGGCCTCGAGGTGTCCACGACCGCCAGCGACGAAGCCACCGTCACCGGCACCGACCCCGCCGCCGGCGAAAGCGTCGAGGAAGGCTCCACCGTCACCATCACCGGCGAGGAGCCCCCGCAGCTCACCATGGGCCAGCAGAACGCCATCGCGAAGGCCGAGAGCTACCTCGCCTACACCGCGTTCTCACGCTCCGGTCTCGTCGGACAGCTCGAGTTCGAAGGCTTCGACACCGCCGACGCCGAGTTCGCCGTCGACAACATCGAGGTCGACTGGAACGAGCAAGCCGCACTCAAGGCGGAGAGCTACCTCGAATACACGTCGTTCTCCCGTGACGGCCTGATCGAGCAGCTCCTCTTCGAGGGCTTCTCCCAGGAGCAGGCCGAGTACGGCGTCAGCGCCGTCGGCTACTGA
- a CDS encoding Gp37-like protein: MDGHRFVIYDKTDAYELDLSGLEAGSDQRPNVIPTATFLLDDDHPALPAITADGARCGVWFRGVEQFRGRVQSTPGQGPDGVVTVNVEGDLRKLWDWHGRQVPDAPLWSQFQDYRTYTGPSETVFKTALAENFTRLGVPWTVAPTQGRGSTVRTQFRMHPLADKLIPLLDADNLTVTLEYTETGIVVDVREPETVPGILTLATGIPDAYAFDRSAPTMTRCVVGGRGDGTDREFVEVIYTDRESSWGDIIEGFVDARNTEEGADLTIDGHQTLAETAARIGISTELVETDRFMFGSTYQLGDLAAVHIGPVETLQRLSVSITESAEEGVIVTPRVGEIEDSADTDVQLARQIARLAKDARDKGRR, encoded by the coding sequence GTGGACGGACACCGGTTCGTCATCTACGACAAGACCGACGCGTACGAACTCGACCTCTCCGGGCTCGAGGCCGGGTCAGACCAGAGACCGAACGTGATCCCCACGGCAACGTTCCTGCTCGACGACGACCACCCCGCGCTCCCAGCAATCACCGCTGACGGTGCCCGGTGCGGCGTCTGGTTCCGAGGCGTGGAACAGTTCCGCGGCCGCGTGCAGTCCACACCCGGGCAGGGCCCGGACGGCGTCGTCACCGTCAACGTCGAGGGCGACCTGCGGAAGCTGTGGGACTGGCACGGCCGACAGGTGCCGGACGCGCCGCTCTGGTCACAGTTCCAGGACTACCGCACCTATACCGGCCCGTCCGAGACCGTGTTCAAGACCGCGCTGGCGGAAAACTTCACCCGCCTCGGCGTGCCGTGGACGGTCGCACCGACGCAGGGTCGCGGGTCGACGGTGCGCACCCAGTTCCGGATGCACCCGCTCGCCGACAAGCTGATCCCGCTGCTCGACGCCGACAACCTCACCGTCACGCTCGAGTACACCGAGACCGGCATCGTCGTCGACGTCCGTGAGCCCGAGACCGTCCCCGGCATCCTCACCCTCGCGACCGGCATCCCCGACGCGTACGCGTTCGACCGGTCAGCGCCGACCATGACCCGCTGCGTCGTCGGCGGCCGCGGAGACGGCACCGACAGGGAGTTCGTCGAGGTCATCTACACCGACCGCGAGTCGTCCTGGGGCGACATCATCGAAGGCTTCGTCGACGCTCGAAACACCGAGGAAGGCGCCGACCTCACGATCGACGGTCACCAGACCCTCGCCGAGACCGCAGCGCGAATCGGGATCTCCACCGAGCTGGTCGAAACCGACCGGTTCATGTTCGGCAGCACCTACCAGCTCGGTGACCTCGCGGCCGTGCACATCGGTCCCGTCGAGACGTTGCAGCGCCTGTCCGTGTCTATTACCGAGAGCGCCGAAGAGGGAGTGATCGTCACCCCGCGGGTCGGGGAGATCGAAGACTCCGCCGACACCGACGTGCAGCTCGCCCGTCAGATCGCGCGTCTCGCGAAGGACGCCAGAGACAAAGGGAGACGATGA
- a CDS encoding zinc ribbon domain-containing protein, whose protein sequence is MKASPRDQRALLDLAELDSRIRRAEAARASPPHAARVKELLAERQARTQELAALLGTRDDLQAEIGRIEADVAVVDARRVRDTERLAATSNVKEAQGLESELASLARRKSDLEDAELAVMEQLEDAQAAVTAAEGMIARTNAEGAELSAAGKAAVEAATADAATATRDRAAVAAGIADDLVAQYDRLAIRNAGAGLLTRNTCGGCHMVLSGTDLAEVRRAADDDVVLCPECGCILVRTEESGL, encoded by the coding sequence GTGAAGGCTTCTCCCCGCGATCAGCGCGCGCTCCTCGACCTGGCCGAGCTCGACTCCCGCATCCGGCGAGCCGAAGCGGCACGTGCAAGCCCGCCGCACGCCGCTCGGGTGAAGGAGCTGCTGGCGGAGCGTCAGGCGCGCACTCAGGAGCTGGCCGCCCTTCTCGGCACGCGAGATGACCTGCAGGCCGAGATCGGCCGCATCGAAGCCGACGTCGCCGTCGTCGACGCGCGGCGCGTGCGCGACACCGAGCGTCTGGCCGCGACCTCGAACGTGAAGGAAGCGCAGGGGCTGGAGAGCGAGCTCGCCTCCCTCGCCCGCCGCAAGAGCGACCTGGAGGACGCCGAACTCGCCGTGATGGAGCAGCTCGAGGACGCTCAGGCCGCCGTGACGGCCGCAGAGGGGATGATCGCGCGGACCAATGCGGAGGGCGCGGAGCTGAGCGCCGCCGGGAAGGCCGCCGTGGAAGCGGCGACCGCCGACGCCGCCACCGCCACCCGCGATCGGGCTGCGGTGGCGGCCGGGATCGCCGATGATCTCGTGGCGCAGTACGACCGGCTCGCGATCCGTAACGCCGGAGCGGGACTGCTGACCCGCAACACCTGCGGCGGCTGTCATATGGTTCTCTCGGGCACCGACCTGGCGGAGGTGCGACGCGCCGCGGACGACGACGTCGTGCTGTGCCCCGAGTGCGGATGCATCCTGGTGCGCACGGAGGAGTCGGGCCTGTGA
- a CDS encoding right-handed parallel beta-helix repeat-containing protein, with amino-acid sequence MAIIDYFPAAVAADENGTFVRNAEAVVYAMADTNLDTPLSLTDLQGVPMQLRASSLGIYPPFRVTSGEMQIVVVSGGVRTPMTSLSVYANAAESAASIASGNAGAAASSAAQAEQERLNAQAAATAAAAAQAAAEAVGDTNDAINANLIATPGTQTRIQLEGTFAQLPAVSIYQFLNEGETLPTDRESDIGVILQRAVNAIADAVAFAGPRTIEVPAGNYKLTSAVVWRGGVGLRGAGRANTAFWPEGSAQLAAMSSLDFTGTMDDVSFQDFTLECIGQTSVPGATIKGLSLRYLNRALISRVTVKDSWGTGFGNDFSQDTTYVDCIAIRCGRGGTYTWGAGAGFGIGVGMFENESVTFINCWSLDNHSSGFFFERLASMLDQKDGRGYTMIGCTARGNFTGVNDAGVHGLVVSECHFADNTMAGYCLSGSAPNGEPRSGGKDGIVSNCVITRNGTEAGGAGILLRHAGTGGYTFTNNEITDNIGPGVLSPTTARLGGGWRFVHNRIERNHGQGFDIEAPVLDRWEVRDNTVRENGLAHAADLLDGMLFTGDMVQPRIEGNTVQGHFGAGLRLPGADTIAVEPMISRNALTENAGGGLVRDKAASDTTFITGNRDGAAFTTLTNLAPAMTDASGVTADGNVTGITWMPGEGGFVRAMTINTNSAGLKVFSQSATPSFGGKCWTFSAWVRISNTAAVLKPFVRAYGTSSFSRTWATTGFRATGGWQRISITIAAPSAVNRLDFTVGADIPGAGTTIDVRRVLVTEGATLWPWFTGTLTIGDEPAPEPGTFEVYTSDSFAGAAGPFSPRSTDAALGGTPVAWESSTGLDRFAITDTGTLGAGTEPASATLGIPTGFANAGMSIKVVSGGDASTVADFFSNRTALNNATHAVGARVSQSSGELAARIRTITDGTVSLDSQSFPVSPGDTVWVGVTNVSTGEVQLRVNGDTKRTITYAATIPTQYAVLTCGDATGSAWELDNVIIEQVIA; translated from the coding sequence GTGGCGATCATCGACTACTTCCCGGCTGCCGTGGCTGCCGACGAGAACGGCACCTTCGTCCGCAACGCCGAGGCCGTCGTGTACGCCATGGCCGACACGAACCTCGACACACCCCTGTCCCTCACCGACCTGCAGGGCGTCCCGATGCAGCTGCGCGCGTCGTCGCTGGGCATCTACCCGCCGTTCCGGGTGACGTCCGGCGAGATGCAGATCGTGGTCGTGTCGGGTGGTGTGCGCACGCCGATGACGTCGCTGTCGGTGTACGCGAACGCTGCGGAGTCGGCGGCGTCCATCGCGTCGGGGAACGCGGGCGCCGCGGCCTCGAGCGCCGCGCAGGCGGAGCAGGAGCGCCTCAACGCGCAGGCGGCGGCCACGGCGGCGGCAGCGGCGCAGGCGGCTGCTGAGGCCGTCGGGGACACGAACGACGCGATCAACGCGAACCTGATCGCGACCCCCGGAACGCAGACCAGAATTCAACTAGAAGGCACGTTTGCTCAGCTTCCAGCAGTGTCGATCTACCAGTTCCTGAATGAGGGCGAGACGCTGCCAACCGACCGGGAATCGGATATCGGCGTCATTCTCCAGCGTGCCGTGAATGCGATCGCGGATGCTGTTGCTTTCGCTGGGCCGCGAACGATTGAGGTTCCGGCAGGAAATTACAAGCTCACCAGTGCTGTCGTGTGGCGAGGCGGCGTGGGGCTCCGTGGTGCAGGACGGGCCAATACTGCGTTCTGGCCCGAGGGAAGCGCGCAGCTCGCCGCAATGAGTTCACTGGACTTCACCGGGACGATGGATGATGTGTCGTTCCAGGACTTCACCTTGGAGTGCATCGGGCAGACCTCAGTACCGGGGGCGACGATCAAGGGCCTGTCGCTGCGTTACCTGAATCGTGCGCTGATCTCTCGCGTGACAGTGAAGGACTCGTGGGGCACGGGCTTCGGCAACGACTTCTCCCAGGACACCACGTACGTGGATTGCATTGCGATTCGTTGCGGTCGCGGTGGCACGTACACATGGGGCGCTGGCGCCGGGTTCGGTATCGGTGTCGGCATGTTCGAGAACGAGTCCGTCACGTTCATCAACTGCTGGTCGCTCGACAACCACTCGTCCGGGTTCTTCTTCGAGCGCCTCGCATCGATGCTCGACCAGAAGGACGGTCGCGGATACACGATGATCGGCTGCACCGCGCGCGGTAACTTCACGGGCGTGAACGACGCTGGCGTGCATGGTCTTGTCGTCTCCGAGTGCCACTTCGCCGACAACACGATGGCCGGGTACTGCCTGTCCGGGTCGGCTCCGAATGGGGAACCCCGCTCGGGCGGCAAGGACGGCATCGTGTCCAACTGTGTCATCACCCGGAACGGGACTGAGGCGGGCGGTGCGGGCATCCTGCTCCGTCACGCGGGCACTGGCGGCTACACGTTCACCAACAATGAGATCACTGACAACATCGGCCCCGGCGTGCTCTCGCCCACGACAGCGCGACTAGGCGGCGGGTGGCGATTCGTTCACAACCGCATCGAACGCAACCACGGGCAAGGCTTCGACATTGAAGCGCCCGTGCTGGACCGGTGGGAGGTGCGCGACAATACTGTTCGGGAGAACGGCCTCGCTCACGCGGCGGACCTTCTTGACGGGATGCTGTTCACGGGCGACATGGTTCAGCCACGCATCGAGGGGAACACGGTTCAGGGGCACTTCGGTGCCGGTCTGCGTCTGCCAGGTGCGGACACGATCGCCGTTGAGCCGATGATCAGCCGCAACGCGCTCACCGAGAACGCCGGAGGCGGGCTCGTCCGCGACAAGGCCGCGTCGGACACGACGTTCATCACGGGCAACCGTGACGGAGCCGCGTTCACGACGCTGACCAACCTTGCCCCTGCGATGACGGATGCGTCCGGCGTAACCGCAGACGGCAACGTCACCGGCATCACATGGATGCCGGGTGAGGGCGGTTTCGTTCGGGCGATGACGATCAACACCAACTCGGCGGGGTTGAAGGTGTTCTCCCAGTCGGCCACACCCTCGTTCGGTGGGAAATGCTGGACGTTCTCTGCATGGGTGCGGATCAGCAACACGGCGGCTGTCCTCAAGCCGTTCGTCCGCGCTTACGGCACGTCGTCATTCTCTCGCACATGGGCCACGACAGGGTTCCGGGCGACGGGCGGATGGCAGCGCATTAGCATCACCATCGCGGCACCCTCGGCAGTGAACCGTCTCGACTTCACAGTCGGCGCGGACATCCCCGGTGCGGGAACCACTATCGACGTGCGCAGGGTGCTCGTCACAGAAGGGGCGACGCTATGGCCGTGGTTCACGGGAACGCTCACCATCGGTGACGAGCCCGCCCCGGAGCCTGGCACGTTCGAGGTCTACACGTCTGACTCGTTCGCCGGCGCAGCCGGTCCATTCAGCCCTCGAAGTACCGACGCTGCTCTTGGAGGCACCCCTGTAGCTTGGGAGTCTTCCACGGGGCTGGATCGGTTTGCGATTACGGATACCGGGACCCTCGGCGCAGGAACCGAGCCCGCATCCGCCACTCTGGGGATTCCGACTGGATTCGCGAACGCGGGCATGTCGATCAAGGTCGTATCGGGTGGTGACGCATCAACCGTGGCGGACTTCTTCTCGAACCGCACCGCGTTGAACAATGCGACCCATGCGGTCGGGGCGCGAGTGAGTCAGTCGTCGGGAGAACTCGCCGCTCGCATCCGCACGATCACGGACGGAACGGTGTCCCTCGACTCGCAGTCGTTCCCCGTGTCGCCTGGCGATACTGTCTGGGTAGGTGTGACGAATGTGTCCACAGGTGAGGTTCAACTTCGAGTGAATGGTGACACGAAACGCACCATAACCTACGCGGCAACGATCCCAACGCAGTACGCGGTGCTCACTTGCGGTGACGCGACGGGCAGCGCTTGGGAACTGGACAATGTAATCATTGAACAGGTCATCGCCTGA
- a CDS encoding tyrosine-type recombinase/integrase, with amino-acid sequence MDDEVLGAFAAYQRAQDLSENTIRNRASILRTLRATTDTSLVDATVTQLRTFQGREGIKPGSRRTCRNALTAFYTFLVEDGYRDDNPAARLPVVRAPKGTARPFTHEQVDAMLESGAYARTRAMILLGYYQGFRVSSIAAVHGHDIDLLAGTIRSVVKGDKPLSFPLHPVIAELSRLMPADDWWFPARAGHTGHIHSSSVTNLITRAKHRAGITDPQLTPHSLRHSFGTDLVDHEIDIRVVQELMGHGSVATTEIYTRVSAKRKRDAIHVLPPRAIPHRSGRNRDIPPVAA; translated from the coding sequence ATGGACGACGAAGTACTGGGGGCCTTCGCCGCATATCAGAGGGCCCAAGATCTGTCAGAGAACACCATCCGCAACCGTGCGAGCATTCTCCGCACGCTACGCGCCACGACGGACACGTCGCTGGTCGACGCGACCGTGACGCAGCTACGCACCTTCCAAGGCCGGGAAGGCATCAAACCTGGATCGCGACGGACATGCCGGAACGCGCTCACCGCGTTCTACACATTCCTCGTCGAGGACGGGTACCGCGATGACAACCCCGCAGCCCGCCTGCCGGTCGTGAGAGCCCCGAAAGGCACCGCGCGACCATTCACCCACGAACAGGTCGACGCGATGCTGGAGAGCGGCGCCTACGCCCGCACACGCGCGATGATCCTCCTCGGCTACTACCAAGGATTCCGCGTCTCCTCCATCGCCGCCGTCCACGGCCACGACATCGACCTACTCGCCGGCACCATCCGCTCCGTCGTCAAAGGCGACAAGCCCCTCTCCTTCCCACTGCACCCGGTGATCGCCGAGCTCTCGCGACTCATGCCAGCCGACGACTGGTGGTTCCCAGCCCGCGCCGGCCACACTGGGCACATCCACTCCTCATCCGTCACGAACCTCATCACCCGCGCGAAACACCGCGCCGGCATCACCGACCCACAACTCACCCCGCACTCCCTGCGCCACTCCTTCGGAACCGACCTCGTCGACCACGAGATCGACATCCGCGTCGTGCAAGAGCTGATGGGCCACGGGAGCGTCGCCACCACGGAGATCTACACGCGCGTCTCCGCGAAGCGAAAACGCGACGCCATCCACGTCCTGCCGCCGCGGGCCATTCCCCACCGATCGGGACGGAATCGAGACATTCCGCCCGTGGCGGCCTAG